From a single Lentisphaera profundi genomic region:
- the uvrA gene encoding excinuclease ABC subunit UvrA — protein sequence MQDIFIKGARHHNLKNVDVRIPRNKLVVVTGLSGSGKSSLAFDTLYAEGQRRYVESLSSYARQFLDQMEKPEVDQITGLSPAIAIEQRGGVGSPRSIVATSTEIYDYLRLMYAHIGQRHCPQCGEKVQSQSAEAIVRKAQEFPEGKKMMILAPLVEGRKGEHKDVFEKAIRDGFARVRVNGEMCRLEDVPDLDKKFKHSIDLVVDRVKTGSKSSRLTDSVETALRYGGGSIIFQLENEDNEWDEYKLSEHLACDACDISFSELQARDFSFNSPYGACPECHGLGSVQTLDIDMIVPDKHKAVKDAFPFWKKGPRRLVFYYKNLLESVGKAYDFDLTTRFEDLNDEQRDVLLYGTGKAIRMVFKNAGRWYDVNKPFEGVARNITRRMNETGSERQREKILSLMVRRDCGSCHGDRLKPESLAVTVKGLAINKFLHMSIADAADFIQNLDFNETEKVIAGEVSREIDSRLGFLNSVGLNYLNLNRESSSLSGGEAQRIRLATQLGAGLVGVLYILDEPSIGLHQRDNDRLLETLEHLRALGNTVVVVEHDTDTIMRADYLIDMGPLAGRLGGEIVFAGPPQDIMKADTLTAQYLSGRKEIAIPAKRLKGNGKSIKIKGAEANNLQKVNVSLPLGRFVCVTGVSGSGKSTLVHEIIKKSVFKNLGIGRDRPGKVKSVEGLDEIDKQIVIDQSPIGRTPRSNPATYTGAFDHIRTLYASTVDSKARAYKPGRFSFNVKGGRCEECKGDGYRKIEMNFLPDVYVECEVCKGRRYNTETLSVLYKGCSIADVLEMTIDEAVEFFDKVPKLKKILGMLEEVGLGYLHMGQAATTLSGGEAQRVKLASELCRIPRGHTLYILDEPTTGLHIADIDRLLQVLHRLRDAGNSLVVIEHNLDVIKTADWIIDMGPEGGAGGGQVMVAGTPEKVAKCEESYTGHYLKPILK from the coding sequence ATGCAAGATATTTTTATCAAGGGTGCACGACATCACAATCTCAAGAATGTTGATGTGCGAATTCCTCGCAATAAGTTGGTGGTGGTTACAGGTTTAAGTGGATCGGGTAAATCGTCCTTAGCTTTTGATACGCTCTATGCAGAAGGTCAAAGACGTTATGTCGAGAGCTTATCTTCTTATGCGCGCCAATTTTTGGATCAAATGGAGAAGCCTGAAGTCGATCAAATCACGGGTCTTTCTCCTGCAATTGCGATCGAGCAACGCGGTGGCGTGGGTAGCCCTCGTTCAATTGTCGCAACTAGTACCGAGATCTATGATTACCTCCGTCTGATGTATGCTCATATCGGCCAGCGTCATTGTCCTCAGTGTGGCGAAAAAGTTCAGAGTCAAAGTGCCGAAGCGATTGTGCGCAAAGCGCAAGAATTTCCAGAAGGCAAAAAGATGATGATTCTTGCGCCTTTGGTAGAAGGAAGAAAGGGTGAACATAAAGACGTTTTTGAAAAAGCGATTCGCGATGGATTTGCAAGGGTACGTGTTAATGGTGAAATGTGTCGTTTAGAAGACGTTCCAGATTTAGATAAGAAATTTAAGCACAGTATAGATCTCGTCGTGGATAGAGTAAAAACGGGATCCAAGAGTAGTCGTTTGACTGATTCAGTAGAGACAGCACTTAGATATGGCGGTGGCTCGATTATTTTTCAGTTGGAAAATGAAGATAATGAATGGGATGAATATAAGCTTTCAGAGCATCTAGCTTGTGATGCCTGTGATATAAGTTTCTCTGAGTTACAAGCGCGTGATTTCTCTTTCAATAGTCCTTACGGAGCATGTCCCGAGTGTCATGGTTTGGGTTCGGTTCAGACTCTAGATATCGACATGATTGTACCGGATAAACACAAAGCAGTGAAGGATGCCTTCCCCTTTTGGAAAAAGGGGCCAAGACGTTTAGTTTTTTACTACAAGAACCTTTTGGAATCAGTGGGCAAAGCCTACGACTTCGATTTGACTACGCGCTTTGAAGACCTGAATGATGAGCAGCGCGATGTATTACTTTACGGAACGGGCAAAGCAATACGCATGGTTTTTAAAAATGCAGGGCGTTGGTATGATGTCAATAAACCTTTTGAGGGAGTGGCACGCAATATAACTCGTCGTATGAATGAAACGGGTTCCGAACGCCAACGTGAGAAAATTCTCAGTCTCATGGTTCGTCGTGATTGTGGTTCTTGTCATGGTGATCGACTCAAACCCGAGTCCTTAGCCGTAACGGTCAAAGGTTTAGCCATCAATAAATTTTTGCATATGTCTATTGCTGATGCGGCTGACTTCATTCAAAATCTCGATTTTAATGAAACGGAGAAAGTCATTGCTGGTGAGGTGAGTCGTGAAATTGATTCACGTTTAGGTTTTCTCAATTCAGTGGGCTTAAATTATCTTAATCTTAATCGTGAGTCGTCTTCTTTGTCAGGTGGAGAAGCCCAGAGGATTCGCTTGGCAACACAGTTAGGAGCCGGCTTAGTCGGAGTTCTCTACATTCTCGATGAACCGAGCATTGGATTACACCAACGAGATAATGACCGTTTATTAGAAACTTTGGAACATTTGCGTGCTTTAGGCAATACTGTTGTGGTAGTGGAGCACGATACCGATACCATCATGCGTGCAGATTATTTGATCGATATGGGACCCTTGGCGGGGCGCCTTGGAGGAGAAATTGTTTTTGCAGGTCCTCCTCAAGATATTATGAAGGCCGATACCCTTACAGCGCAATACCTGAGTGGGCGCAAGGAAATTGCGATTCCCGCAAAACGTCTAAAAGGCAATGGTAAGAGTATTAAAATCAAAGGTGCCGAAGCCAATAATTTACAGAAAGTCAATGTCAGTTTACCTTTGGGACGCTTTGTTTGTGTAACGGGTGTTTCAGGTTCGGGTAAATCGACTTTAGTACACGAAATTATAAAAAAGAGTGTTTTTAAAAATCTTGGAATAGGGCGTGATCGTCCAGGAAAAGTCAAATCAGTTGAGGGCTTAGACGAGATTGATAAGCAGATTGTGATCGATCAGTCACCTATTGGCCGAACTCCTCGTTCAAATCCAGCAACGTATACGGGGGCATTCGATCATATTCGTACGCTTTATGCCTCGACAGTCGATTCAAAAGCTAGGGCTTATAAACCCGGTCGCTTTAGTTTCAATGTCAAAGGTGGACGTTGCGAAGAGTGCAAAGGAGATGGCTACCGAAAAATCGAAATGAATTTCTTACCTGATGTTTATGTGGAATGTGAGGTCTGCAAAGGGCGTCGTTATAATACCGAGACCTTAAGTGTTCTTTACAAGGGATGCAGTATTGCCGATGTTTTGGAAATGACTATTGATGAAGCCGTTGAGTTTTTTGATAAAGTTCCAAAACTTAAAAAGATTTTAGGGATGTTAGAAGAAGTAGGTCTAGGCTATTTACACATGGGCCAAGCAGCTACGACTCTTTCTGGAGGAGAAGCTCAACGAGTGAAGTTAGCTTCAGAACTTTGTCGTATTCCTCGTGGTCATACACTGTACATTCTCGATGAGCCTACCACGGGTTTACATATTGCTGATATTGATCGCCTCTTACAAGTTCTTCACAGACTTCGCGATGCGGGTAATAGTCTGGTTGTTATTGAGCATAATCTCGATGTCATTAAAACGGCGGACTGGATTATCGATATGGGCCCAGAAGGTGGTGCAGGCGGTGGTCAAGTAATGGTTGCGGGTACTCCCGAAAAAGTCGCCAAATGTGAAGAGTCTTACACTGGTCACTATTTAAAACCGATCCTAAAATAA
- a CDS encoding NAD(P)-dependent oxidoreductase codes for MKVLVIGASGATGRLVVDQLLSRGIEVHAIIRSLDSLAEKPNLYKIQASVHDLSSKEMAIHLKDCEAVISCLGHNLTFKGIFAQPRLLVKDTIECICSAIKANKATHSVKIILMNTTGNCNRDIPEIAPLSQRIVIALLRVLLPPHLDNEKAADFLRTQIGQNDNAIEWLAVRPDALCNENDVSAYNVHVSPNRNAIFNSGATSRINVGNFMTELILNQSTWLKWKGQMPVIYNNP; via the coding sequence ATGAAAGTTTTAGTTATTGGCGCCAGTGGTGCTACAGGAAGACTTGTTGTTGATCAGTTACTGAGTCGAGGTATTGAGGTACACGCTATAATTCGTTCACTTGATTCATTAGCTGAAAAGCCAAACTTATATAAAATTCAAGCCTCAGTACATGATCTAAGTAGCAAGGAGATGGCTATACACCTCAAGGACTGTGAGGCCGTTATTTCTTGCCTAGGCCATAATCTCACATTCAAAGGTATTTTTGCTCAGCCCCGCTTACTTGTCAAGGATACTATTGAATGTATATGCAGTGCTATCAAAGCTAATAAAGCCACTCATTCAGTTAAAATCATCCTCATGAATACCACCGGCAATTGCAATCGTGACATCCCTGAAATAGCACCTTTGAGTCAGCGCATTGTGATTGCCTTGCTGCGAGTCTTATTGCCCCCGCACTTAGACAATGAAAAGGCCGCAGATTTTTTACGCACTCAAATTGGACAAAATGATAATGCCATTGAATGGCTCGCTGTACGTCCTGATGCCCTTTGCAATGAGAATGACGTCAGCGCATATAATGTCCACGTATCCCCCAATCGAAATGCCATTTTCAATTCTGGTGCGACAAGTAGAATTAATGTTGGAAATTTCATGACTGAACTCATCTTAAACCAAAGCACATGGCTCAAATGGAAGGGCCAAATGCCTGTCATTTATAATAATCCATAA
- a CDS encoding DUF4105 domain-containing protein has translation MKTSYKAKLKRALFRLYLFTVMGLFIPLVLIGNCLIIHFTFHDYLRLLSVLSYSLGSVILLFFHKRFKKALFAFSLVSALLLLWFICIPASNDRNWDPAVAQLPKITYDENLIHIEKFRHFEYTPNETKEKYRSQTFDIDQLVGTDLIISYWDNYRTIGHTFVSFRFKDGQNIAISLEVRKQELESYDPLRGMFKQYELIYLIGDERDLIPLRTKIRHEETFLYPMNLSVAHSKSFLKDILEAANKLNEKPQFYNSISRNCTTGMIEHLNKIRDFQIPLSQKIVLNGILDYYSYQLKGIPTDLPFDVLKRACYISETANQIPLDENFSLNLRQVINTRLEKERRKRNIHHPVETHSSN, from the coding sequence ATGAAAACTTCCTATAAAGCCAAATTAAAAAGAGCTCTCTTCAGGCTCTACTTATTTACTGTCATGGGCTTATTTATCCCTCTCGTATTAATTGGCAATTGCTTAATCATTCATTTCACCTTCCACGATTACCTCCGACTCTTATCGGTGCTTAGCTATTCATTAGGATCAGTAATACTACTTTTTTTCCATAAGCGCTTTAAGAAAGCTCTCTTTGCCTTCTCGCTCGTCAGTGCCTTACTACTACTTTGGTTCATTTGCATACCCGCTTCAAATGATAGAAATTGGGATCCTGCAGTGGCACAACTTCCTAAAATAACTTACGATGAAAACTTAATCCATATAGAAAAATTTCGTCATTTTGAATACACTCCCAATGAGACCAAAGAAAAATACCGTAGTCAAACTTTTGATATAGATCAACTTGTGGGAACAGATTTAATTATCTCGTATTGGGATAACTATCGCACTATTGGTCATACCTTTGTCAGCTTTCGATTTAAAGATGGTCAAAATATCGCCATTTCTCTAGAGGTACGCAAGCAAGAGCTAGAAAGCTACGATCCGCTTCGAGGCATGTTTAAACAATACGAACTTATTTACCTTATTGGTGATGAACGTGACCTCATTCCTCTTAGAACAAAAATACGTCATGAAGAAACTTTTCTTTATCCGATGAACTTAAGTGTAGCCCACTCTAAATCATTCCTCAAGGATATCCTTGAGGCTGCCAACAAGCTCAATGAAAAACCTCAATTCTACAATTCAATCAGCCGTAATTGTACAACTGGTATGATTGAGCACCTTAATAAAATCCGAGACTTCCAAATTCCTCTTTCTCAAAAAATCGTTCTCAATGGCATCTTAGATTACTATTCCTATCAGCTTAAAGGAATCCCCACCGACCTGCCTTTCGATGTCCTCAAACGCGCTTGTTATATAAGTGAAACCGCCAATCAAATTCCCTTAGATGAAAATTTCTCTCTCAATTTACGCCAAGTGATCAATACTAGACTCGAAAAAGAACGCCGCAAGAGAAATATCCATCACCCTGTCGAGACTCATTCAAGCAATTGA
- a CDS encoding sialate O-acetylesterase produces the protein MKIFFALLFFTTALFAGDLRLASLFQDNMVVQRDKPIIIWGEAKAGEQVTVELTSQKVSMTADTEGKWMIKLPQIKLKGAFEISVKSGNESAKIKNAVLGEVWICSGQSNMQMGYGGIPEIKKMAAAAKNIRTFKVNNTVSFTEQNYCEGNWQVAAPPSAVACAFAYNLQQEIDCPVGIILTCWGSSSVEGWMPMDMAEKLPHFKKELEACRANDKARVAEILAKKKMSGKDNIFLRTRPNLLYNAMMHPLIPFSLSGIVWYQGEANTKSVEAMLQYGQTLPMWIQRYRKEWGNDQLQLMGVMLPGFGRNFSKGKTLDSPDAITWAWMRESQMKILDLDHTSIATTIDLGDAKNIHPKDKAPIGQRLALLARRDVLKEAIVAEGPVFLSQKIKGPSIELSFENSKGLKTVDGETPKAFWICDKSKKWLLAKAEIKGDKIILNHSDLKKPLYVRYAFAAMPKVNFTNVSAVPARPFRTDSFTP, from the coding sequence ATGAAAATCTTTTTTGCATTACTTTTTTTTACTACAGCTCTTTTTGCAGGTGACTTACGTTTAGCATCGCTTTTTCAAGACAATATGGTAGTTCAGCGGGATAAGCCTATTATTATCTGGGGTGAGGCCAAAGCAGGTGAACAAGTGACTGTAGAACTTACGAGCCAAAAAGTATCAATGACAGCAGATACGGAAGGGAAGTGGATGATTAAGCTTCCTCAAATCAAGCTTAAGGGAGCCTTTGAGATTTCAGTTAAAAGTGGAAATGAAAGCGCAAAAATCAAAAATGCGGTCTTGGGAGAAGTTTGGATTTGTTCAGGTCAGTCCAATATGCAGATGGGCTATGGCGGCATTCCAGAAATCAAAAAAATGGCAGCAGCAGCAAAAAACATTAGAACTTTTAAAGTGAATAATACCGTATCTTTTACAGAGCAAAATTACTGCGAAGGGAATTGGCAAGTAGCAGCCCCGCCGAGTGCAGTAGCCTGTGCCTTCGCTTATAACTTACAGCAAGAAATTGATTGTCCAGTGGGGATCATTTTAACTTGTTGGGGCAGCTCTTCTGTAGAGGGTTGGATGCCGATGGATATGGCAGAAAAATTACCCCATTTTAAAAAGGAGCTAGAGGCTTGTCGAGCCAATGATAAAGCGCGTGTTGCTGAGATTTTAGCTAAAAAGAAAATGTCAGGAAAAGATAATATTTTCTTGAGAACGCGTCCAAACTTACTCTATAATGCGATGATGCACCCACTTATACCTTTTTCACTTAGCGGAATTGTCTGGTACCAAGGAGAAGCCAATACTAAGAGTGTGGAGGCCATGTTGCAGTATGGTCAGACTTTACCGATGTGGATTCAGCGTTACCGCAAAGAGTGGGGAAATGATCAACTACAATTGATGGGAGTTATGCTCCCCGGTTTTGGACGTAATTTTAGCAAAGGTAAAACATTAGACTCTCCAGATGCAATTACTTGGGCTTGGATGCGTGAGTCGCAAATGAAAATTTTAGACTTAGATCATACTTCGATCGCCACAACAATTGATTTAGGCGATGCCAAAAATATTCATCCAAAAGATAAAGCTCCCATCGGTCAGCGCTTGGCACTCTTGGCGCGTCGTGATGTCCTCAAAGAAGCTATTGTCGCAGAAGGGCCAGTATTTTTGTCTCAGAAAATCAAAGGACCAAGTATCGAATTAAGTTTTGAAAACTCAAAGGGCTTAAAAACAGTTGATGGCGAAACTCCAAAAGCATTTTGGATTTGCGATAAAAGCAAAAAATGGTTGCTAGCCAAAGCCGAAATCAAGGGTGATAAAATTATTTTAAATCACTCAGATCTTAAAAAACCCTTGTATGTACGTTACGCATTTGCAGCGATGCCCAAGGTGAATTTCACCAATGTGAGTGCTGTGCCAGCACGTCCATTTAGAACGGATTCTTTTACTCCTTAG
- the can gene encoding carbonate dehydratase, with translation MGQLDNLFKKNSEWAENIKGENPEFFSKLSKQQNPEYLWIGCADSRVPANQLISLPPGEVFVHRNIANVVVHTDLNCLSVIQYAVDVLKVKHIVVCGHYGCGGVKASMGNTQHGLIDNWLRHIKDVARFNAEELEGLSECEKFDRLCELNVKEQVMNVCGTSIVQNAWASGQELSVNGVIYDLKDGVLKDLDISVTGQS, from the coding sequence ATGGGTCAACTTGATAACTTATTCAAAAAAAATAGTGAATGGGCTGAAAATATTAAAGGTGAAAATCCGGAATTTTTTAGTAAACTTTCAAAACAGCAAAATCCTGAATACCTATGGATTGGCTGTGCAGATAGTCGAGTACCAGCTAATCAGTTGATTTCTTTGCCACCAGGGGAAGTTTTTGTTCACAGAAATATTGCCAATGTCGTTGTGCATACGGACTTGAATTGCCTTTCGGTGATTCAGTATGCGGTTGATGTACTAAAGGTGAAACATATTGTTGTCTGTGGCCATTATGGCTGCGGAGGAGTCAAAGCCTCTATGGGCAATACTCAGCATGGTTTGATAGATAATTGGCTCCGTCACATAAAAGATGTTGCTCGTTTTAATGCAGAAGAGTTAGAAGGCTTATCTGAATGTGAGAAGTTTGATCGCTTGTGTGAACTCAATGTGAAAGAACAAGTGATGAATGTCTGTGGAACTTCAATTGTTCAAAATGCCTGGGCTTCTGGACAAGAGCTTTCAGTTAATGGCGTGATCTATGACCTTAAAGATGGTGTTTTAAAAGATTTAGATATATCAGTTACAGGGCAAAGTTAG
- a CDS encoding LamG-like jellyroll fold domain-containing protein has product MSKERIAELTDKMIEKSLSAEEGKELTQLLQSSSEARELYIDLCETHALLNDHHQHFQIPANSDLPQITKKKFSFRLISRSISALAALFIIAFLFKPSEKNIPLSLRTAKPASVFRGQNLAILDTSIGSEFEYGNANGEQPKTGDNLQKGSYVLKQGIIQVNYKNGAHAIIEAPAQFTLISDKLIACQNGKISAFAPPEAKNFTIRTPVADIVDLGTEFSVWVNANEFVEAHVFKGSVQVSLNSHGLAQYKNLIAQDAVRIIYEENEMREKENISINEIDLRTDFFVRNLQEANSPYSKLVSSLNPVAYFPMEMSKDGSTVSDWSSYKNDASANRIAHKDNLLIPGKVGNALQLSGANHRGYLYVPDYPKSQLGEISISAWVYAKSRPQWATIVKNWGQDQWGQFHFGLNPKGFLDVEVMTNDKKKVHIFENDKFPVGAWQHVAFVHTGSEVRLYRNGEVIAREKVNGLNMHGQLKSLGIGTKIDDNDRDPSRYAPGHWDGSLDEIAIFNYALNEQEIKQLYDLAK; this is encoded by the coding sequence ATGAGTAAAGAACGCATCGCCGAATTAACTGACAAAATGATTGAAAAATCACTCAGCGCAGAAGAAGGTAAAGAACTGACTCAGCTTTTACAAAGTTCCAGTGAAGCACGTGAGCTCTACATAGATCTCTGCGAAACACATGCCCTACTCAATGATCACCATCAACACTTTCAAATTCCCGCGAACTCAGATCTCCCTCAAATCACTAAGAAAAAATTCTCCTTTCGACTCATCAGTCGCAGCATAAGCGCACTTGCCGCCCTTTTCATTATTGCTTTTCTTTTTAAACCTTCCGAAAAAAATATTCCTCTTAGCCTAAGAACCGCTAAGCCCGCAAGCGTTTTTAGAGGTCAAAACTTAGCTATTCTTGACACCAGTATCGGCAGTGAATTTGAATACGGTAATGCCAATGGAGAACAACCTAAAACTGGCGATAATCTCCAAAAAGGTTCTTACGTGCTTAAGCAAGGCATCATTCAAGTCAATTATAAAAATGGGGCCCATGCGATCATCGAAGCCCCCGCTCAATTTACACTGATTTCAGATAAATTAATCGCTTGTCAAAATGGAAAGATCTCTGCCTTTGCACCTCCTGAAGCAAAGAACTTTACGATTCGAACTCCCGTTGCCGACATCGTTGATTTAGGCACTGAGTTCTCTGTGTGGGTAAATGCCAATGAATTTGTCGAAGCTCATGTTTTCAAAGGTTCCGTACAAGTTAGTTTGAACTCCCATGGACTCGCACAGTACAAAAACCTAATAGCCCAAGATGCCGTACGTATCATCTATGAAGAAAATGAAATGAGGGAGAAAGAAAATATCAGTATTAATGAAATAGATCTAAGAACTGATTTTTTTGTCCGCAATTTACAAGAAGCTAATTCCCCTTACTCAAAACTTGTCAGCAGCTTAAATCCTGTCGCTTATTTCCCCATGGAAATGAGTAAGGATGGCTCTACTGTAAGTGATTGGTCATCCTATAAAAATGATGCCTCTGCCAATCGAATTGCTCATAAGGACAATCTCTTAATTCCTGGTAAAGTTGGCAATGCTCTACAACTTTCTGGAGCTAATCACCGTGGCTATCTTTACGTTCCCGATTATCCCAAGAGTCAACTGGGTGAGATTAGTATCTCCGCTTGGGTTTATGCTAAAAGCCGTCCTCAATGGGCGACTATTGTGAAAAATTGGGGCCAAGATCAATGGGGTCAGTTCCACTTTGGCTTAAACCCTAAAGGTTTCTTAGACGTGGAAGTGATGACGAATGATAAAAAGAAAGTTCATATTTTTGAGAATGATAAATTCCCTGTTGGCGCTTGGCAGCATGTCGCCTTTGTCCACACAGGAAGTGAAGTACGCCTCTACCGTAATGGAGAAGTCATTGCCCGTGAAAAAGTCAATGGTCTCAACATGCATGGCCAACTAAAATCGCTAGGAATTGGCACGAAAATAGATGATAATGACCGTGATCCTAGTCGATATGCTCCTGGGCATTGGGATGGTAGCTTAGACGAAATCGCCATCTTTAACTACGCTCTCAATGAACAAGAGATTAAGCAGCTCTACGACTTAGCGAAATAA